The following coding sequences lie in one Zingiber officinale cultivar Zhangliang chromosome 2B, Zo_v1.1, whole genome shotgun sequence genomic window:
- the LOC122049670 gene encoding small polypeptide DEVIL 11-like translates to MELCAEEKWRVSKKECRSGSRGVGTGEGAYLKPKEEAAAAARKQAPATTPRSFSSRCAGLVKEQRARFYIMRRCVTMLICWRDYS, encoded by the coding sequence ATGGAGCTGTGCGCGGAGGAGAAGTGGAGGGTCTCGAAGAAGGAGTGTCGGAGCGGGAGCAGAGGTGTTGGGACGGGTGAAGGAGCGTACCTGAAACCGaaggaggaggcggcggcggcagcgAGGAAGCAGGCGCCGGCGACGACGCCGAGGTCGTTCTCCAGCCGCTGCGCGGGGCTGGTGAAGGAGCAGCGCGCGAGGTTCTACATCATGCGCCGGTGCGTCACAATGCTCATCTGCTGGCGAGACTActcttga